cggctacgacgacgacggcggctACGGCTACGGCCGCGGTTTCTGCTAGTAGTACGGCACCGCTTCATTTCATGGCCAGCAAGGCGCCCTTGGAGCCATTGAACCTGAACACTCCGGTCGAGCCGCTTGCTCATTACGCGACACCGGCATGGGCTCGTTCCGCGCCTCTTTATCCACCTCACTATCTGCCCTATCCAGCGGCCTACAGATATCATCCGGGCACGGAACTCTATCCGTCCTATCCGATGCCAGCTTATCCACATTCCTCGCCTGAACATCATTCGTCGGTATCGCCGCCTCCACACGCCGCTCTGACCTGTCCGACGATCCAGAGACCGATCGCCAGGAGCTACGCTCACTGGGCAAGTCCCGATCATTGCGGTCTATCGCCTACCAGTTCCTTGGGATCGGGATCCCTTAGGTCGCCTCCACCGGTCACTCCCGAAGACCTATCTTCCCCGGGAAGCGACAGTGGTAGATCTTCCGCCGGTAGTACATCAGCAGGCCCAACGATTGTGAACGCTAAGATCGAGAAGAGCGCGACGAGTGGCTCCTCCACGTcgctctcttcttcctcctccgcTACATCGCCAAGATATCAGTGTCCAGACTGTGGAAAATCATATTCCACGTATTCCGGATTGTCGAAGCATCAACAGTTTCACTGTGCCGCGGCGGAAGGTCAAACGAAGAAGTCCTTCTCCTGCAAATACTGCGAGAAGGTTTACGTCAGCCTCGGTGCTCTCAAAATGCACATTCGAACGCACACGTTGCCATGCAAGTGTCATCTCTGCGGCAAGGCGTTCTCGAGGCCATGGCTACTTCAAGGACACATCAGAACTCACACCGGAGAGAAGCCGTTCAGTTGTCAGCACTGTAATCGCGCGTTCGCCGACAGAAGCAATCTCAGGGCTCATTTACAGACTCACAGCGACGTTAAGAAGTACTCTTGCACGTCCTGCAGCAAAACGTTCAGTCGAATGTCTTTGCTGACGAAGCATCAGGAGGGCGGCTGCCCTGGTGTACCCGTTCCAATAGGATACGGTTGCTAAAGTGCCATTGACAACGGAGGAAATTTGGAGTGGACCGAGAGTTTCCTGCGTC
This sequence is a window from Vespa crabro chromosome 9, iyVesCrab1.2, whole genome shotgun sequence. Protein-coding genes within it:
- the LOC124427047 gene encoding protein escargot-like, whose translation is MLIDEMPRSFVKKNNSYSHCPLKKRPVHVLLNEDIPKVIKEEIIDVVVDDIPEPENLSTKPEDLSRNAERHSNQPQQQQQQQQQQQQQQQQHHHHHQQQQQQQQQQQQQLQQHQISSEPLTHQREYPSRSPSPPIKPPSPVIVPRPVSPSEHLHPHHLYPVHHLHHHHHYPTKAITPPAGIAPIHPVAKKARVEVIQHESSSSTVVPATTTTAATATAAVSASSTAPLHFMASKAPLEPLNLNTPVEPLAHYATPAWARSAPLYPPHYLPYPAAYRYHPGTELYPSYPMPAYPHSSPEHHSSVSPPPHAALTCPTIQRPIARSYAHWASPDHCGLSPTSSLGSGSLRSPPPVTPEDLSSPGSDSGRSSAGSTSAGPTIVNAKIEKSATSGSSTSLSSSSSATSPRYQCPDCGKSYSTYSGLSKHQQFHCAAAEGQTKKSFSCKYCEKVYVSLGALKMHIRTHTLPCKCHLCGKAFSRPWLLQGHIRTHTGEKPFSCQHCNRAFADRSNLRAHLQTHSDVKKYSCTSCSKTFSRMSLLTKHQEGGCPGVPVPIGYGC